The Erythrobacter sp. JK5 genome includes a region encoding these proteins:
- a CDS encoding CaiB/BaiF CoA-transferase family protein: MSAPAPLAGITVVEFTHMVMGPAVGHILAGLGAEVVRVEPIGGDRTRRLMGSGAGYFPMYNRGKQSICLDLKSEEGLAVAKDLIAGADILVENFRPGALDRLGLDYDSCATANPRLIYCSEKGFLPGPYENRTALDEVAQMMGGLAYMTGPPGQPLRAGASVIDVTGGMFGVIGVLAALEERHRTGKGQKVTASLFETTIYLVGQHMAQYAVTGTPAAPMPARVSAWAIYDVFETRDDPVFIGVVTDALWEKFCALFGLDELWADESLRENNARVQARDRIMPVIRDLVGGMTAAEVIAKLDGSGLPFAPIGKPEDMFDDPHLNTGGLEDVTLDNGTPVRLPTIPLEMGGHRIGAPQHLPQPGRDARAVLAGLGYGSARIDALIEGGAVGESE, from the coding sequence ATGAGCGCACCCGCCCCGCTCGCCGGGATCACCGTCGTCGAGTTCACCCACATGGTGATGGGGCCAGCCGTCGGTCATATCCTCGCCGGGCTCGGGGCCGAGGTGGTGCGGGTCGAACCGATCGGCGGCGATCGCACGCGGCGGCTGATGGGTTCGGGCGCGGGCTATTTCCCGATGTACAATCGCGGCAAGCAGTCGATCTGCCTCGACCTGAAGAGCGAAGAGGGCCTCGCCGTAGCGAAGGACCTGATCGCCGGTGCCGATATCCTGGTCGAGAATTTCCGCCCCGGCGCGCTCGACCGGCTCGGGCTCGATTACGACAGCTGCGCAACGGCCAATCCGCGCCTGATCTACTGCTCCGAAAAGGGCTTCCTGCCCGGCCCTTACGAGAACCGCACCGCGCTCGACGAGGTCGCGCAAATGATGGGCGGGCTCGCCTACATGACCGGCCCGCCGGGCCAGCCGCTGCGCGCCGGGGCGAGCGTGATCGACGTGACCGGCGGCATGTTCGGCGTGATCGGCGTGCTTGCAGCGCTCGAGGAACGTCACCGCACCGGCAAGGGGCAGAAGGTCACCGCGAGCCTGTTCGAAACCACCATCTACCTCGTAGGCCAGCACATGGCGCAATACGCCGTCACCGGCACGCCCGCCGCGCCGATGCCCGCGCGGGTCTCCGCCTGGGCGATCTACGACGTATTCGAGACGCGCGACGATCCGGTCTTCATCGGCGTGGTCACCGATGCGCTGTGGGAGAAATTCTGCGCGCTGTTCGGTCTCGACGAGCTGTGGGCGGACGAGAGCCTGCGCGAAAACAACGCCCGGGTGCAGGCGCGCGATCGGATCATGCCGGTGATCCGCGATCTCGTTGGGGGGATGACGGCGGCAGAGGTCATCGCCAAGCTCGATGGCAGCGGGCTCCCATTTGCGCCGATCGGCAAGCCCGAGGACATGTTCGACGACCCGCACCTCAACACCGGCGGTCTGGAGGACGTGACGCTCGACAACGGCACGCCGGTGCGCCTGCCGACGATCCCGCTCGAAATGGGCGGGCACCGGATCGGTGCGCCGCAGCACCTGCCCCAGCCCGGCCGCGATGCGCGCGCGGTGCTCGCTGGATTGGGCTACGGATCCGCGCGGATCGACGCGCTGATCGAGGGTGGCGCTGTGGGAGAGAGCGAATGA
- a CDS encoding YeiH family protein, with product MTVQRPDPALYAGDLFGEYYQAERPTAVRRVSLRELVPGLLTCLIAALASLWLAEHYGFPAILLGLLIGLALNFLAQLGALEAGLDFAARHFLRLGIVLLGLQLTVMDVSGLGWMPFAGLVLIMGSAFAAGIVGARLSGQGRYAGALAGGATAICGASAALALYAVIGQDRLDQARFTITLVGVALASAFALSLYPVIAGALELTDAQAGYLVGASIHDVAQAIGGGYAISENAGEQATIIKLTRVALLAPVVALVAVWLGDASQSPGDASRTLRPIWRRLSLPWFILAFLATVAVSSVVAVPPDIAEGGLEASKFLLLLAVIATAMRSRLSLLIEAGWRPLVPVFSATFVSFLAALAAAILLID from the coding sequence ATGACGGTGCAGCGGCCCGATCCAGCTCTCTATGCCGGCGACCTGTTCGGCGAATACTATCAGGCGGAGCGTCCAACCGCTGTGCGTCGTGTTTCCCTGCGCGAGCTGGTGCCGGGATTGCTCACCTGCCTGATCGCGGCGCTCGCATCCTTGTGGCTGGCCGAGCACTACGGGTTTCCCGCGATCCTGCTCGGGCTGTTGATCGGGCTGGCGCTGAACTTCCTTGCGCAGCTGGGCGCGCTCGAAGCCGGACTCGATTTCGCGGCACGGCATTTCCTGCGCCTCGGGATCGTGCTGCTCGGCCTGCAACTGACGGTGATGGACGTATCCGGTTTGGGATGGATGCCGTTTGCCGGGCTGGTGTTGATCATGGGAAGCGCGTTTGCCGCCGGGATCGTCGGAGCGCGCCTTAGCGGACAGGGCCGCTACGCCGGCGCGCTGGCGGGAGGGGCTACGGCGATTTGCGGCGCGTCTGCCGCGCTGGCGCTCTATGCCGTGATCGGGCAGGACCGGCTCGATCAGGCACGCTTTACCATTACCCTCGTCGGCGTGGCGCTGGCGAGCGCATTTGCGCTGTCGCTCTATCCGGTGATCGCCGGCGCGCTGGAGTTGACCGACGCACAGGCGGGTTATCTCGTCGGCGCATCGATCCACGATGTCGCACAGGCGATCGGCGGCGGCTACGCCATTTCCGAGAATGCGGGCGAGCAGGCGACCATCATCAAGCTCACCCGCGTCGCCTTGCTGGCGCCAGTCGTCGCACTTGTCGCGGTCTGGCTGGGTGATGCGTCGCAAAGCCCGGGCGACGCATCGAGGACATTGCGCCCAATCTGGCGCAGGCTTTCCTTGCCGTGGTTCATCCTCGCCTTCCTGGCCACGGTTGCGGTCAGTTCGGTGGTCGCAGTCCCGCCGGACATTGCCGAGGGCGGGCTCGAAGCGTCGAAATTCCTGCTGCTTCTGGCAGTTATTGCCACCGCCATGCGGTCGCGCCTGTCGCTGCTGATCGAGGCCGGGTGGCGACCGCTGGTCCCGGTCTTTTCCGCGACCTTCGTCTCGTTCCTGGCCGCACTCGCTGCGGCGATCCTGCTGATCGATTAG
- a CDS encoding VOC family protein: MRWIATILAAGILSGCVVDIDNRSEMAAAPAPRAAGVEAPTERLPTDVRRSTIIVRDIENSLTLYRDVIGLEVNYDTEVTTSGVALPAGEPGATARLVLLNANDPWVGWIGLMEWLDPPIPAGDYPKRMGPGGVVIVLNTDDVEGRCEAAKAVPGVTFTAEPRLQVYPGRDGGPDIRVMGCNFFDPDGILIELNQILE; the protein is encoded by the coding sequence ATGAGGTGGATTGCTACGATCTTGGCAGCGGGCATCCTGTCCGGATGCGTGGTCGATATCGACAACCGCAGCGAGATGGCTGCTGCGCCGGCTCCCCGCGCCGCCGGGGTCGAAGCTCCGACCGAACGCCTGCCGACCGATGTCCGCCGATCGACCATCATCGTGCGCGATATCGAGAATTCGCTGACTCTCTACCGCGACGTGATCGGGCTCGAGGTGAACTACGACACCGAAGTCACCACATCGGGCGTCGCGCTGCCGGCGGGCGAGCCGGGCGCGACTGCGCGGCTCGTCCTGCTCAACGCCAACGACCCATGGGTCGGGTGGATCGGGCTGATGGAATGGCTCGACCCGCCGATCCCGGCGGGCGATTACCCCAAGCGCATGGGCCCCGGCGGCGTGGTGATCGTGCTCAACACCGACGATGTCGAAGGGCGCTGCGAAGCGGCCAAGGCGGTCCCCGGCGTGACCTTCACCGCCGAACCGCGCCTGCAGGTCTATCCCGGCCGCGATGGCGGGCCGGACATTCGCGTGATGGGCTGCAACTTCTTCGACCCCGACGGGATCCTGATCGAGCTCAACCAGATCCTGGAATGA
- a CDS encoding DUF1330 domain-containing protein encodes MPAYMIVTAAISDREKFISGYGAAAAELIPKFGGEYLLRGPGAECLEGEFGDGASMVISKWPDRAAAKAFWNSPEYAEAKKLREGLAEVQVLLIDGPDLSV; translated from the coding sequence ATGCCCGCCTACATGATCGTCACCGCCGCCATCTCCGACCGCGAGAAATTCATTTCGGGCTACGGCGCGGCGGCGGCTGAACTCATCCCGAAATTCGGTGGCGAATACCTCTTGCGCGGCCCCGGCGCGGAATGTCTCGAGGGCGAATTCGGAGACGGTGCCTCGATGGTGATCTCCAAATGGCCCGACCGCGCTGCGGCGAAAGCATTCTGGAACAGCCCGGAGTATGCCGAGGCAAAGAAGCTGCGCGAAGGGCTGGCCGAAGTGCAGGTGCTGCTGATCGACGGACCCGACCTGTCGGTGTAG
- a CDS encoding DUF6356 family protein — protein MPISRLRRAFTEHPASVGESYFEHFLHATRFGVRMVLGGFACMLHGLLPFLFVRTGSNQIQTLHGQMVVNRSKLPDPIDFVI, from the coding sequence ATGCCGATTTCCCGCCTGAGGCGCGCCTTCACCGAACACCCTGCGAGCGTGGGGGAAAGCTACTTCGAGCACTTCCTCCATGCGACGCGGTTTGGCGTGCGGATGGTGCTGGGCGGGTTCGCCTGCATGCTGCACGGCCTGCTGCCGTTCCTGTTCGTCAGGACCGGAAGCAATCAGATCCAGACCCTCCACGGGCAGATGGTGGTCAATCGCAGCAAGCTGCCCGACCCGATCGACTTCGTGATCTAG
- a CDS encoding class I SAM-dependent methyltransferase: MASDLPPPYTALTRHPMMPRTNHDEAARFNFLTHFNRYLSGPIGAGNRIAYERRVLPAFRAEHGRDPEHRYEIRDAMNKDSWHRMWSALKRNSMEMRQHFGRQVVLRQLDELDAMASQYNEHSDMLELDPAVAQPHYQTAVDIHCQPGGYHSEERPGDVTVGANYDVGLFATTGGALGGLNDGGGQAVVEWVKKERPDWQPKRILDIGCTVGHNAVPIAQAFPQAEVIAIDTAAASLRYGAARAAAMGVKNIRFVQASGEDLSRWADGSFDWVQTTMFLHELSSKAMPKLLAEANRVLAPGGLILHIEQPQYSDDMPLFEQFMRDWDAFNNNEPFWSAMHGQDLKQVMAEAGFPRESQFVAGVRAVVDPAIFPPSPDDGEEDFGRAAIWNAYGAWKPAQKQASQAAAA; the protein is encoded by the coding sequence ATGGCTTCCGATCTGCCCCCGCCCTACACCGCGCTGACGCGCCATCCGATGATGCCGCGCACCAATCACGACGAAGCGGCGCGGTTCAATTTCCTCACGCACTTCAACCGCTACCTTTCGGGGCCGATCGGCGCGGGCAACCGGATCGCGTACGAACGGCGCGTGCTGCCGGCGTTTCGCGCCGAGCATGGCCGCGATCCCGAACACCGCTACGAGATCCGCGACGCGATGAACAAGGATTCGTGGCACCGCATGTGGTCGGCGTTGAAGCGCAACTCGATGGAAATGCGCCAGCATTTCGGGCGGCAGGTTGTGCTGCGCCAGCTCGACGAACTCGACGCCATGGCGAGCCAGTATAACGAGCATTCGGACATGCTCGAACTCGATCCCGCGGTCGCGCAGCCGCACTACCAGACCGCGGTCGACATCCATTGCCAGCCGGGCGGCTATCATTCCGAGGAGCGCCCCGGCGACGTCACGGTCGGCGCGAATTATGATGTCGGGTTGTTTGCAACCACCGGCGGCGCGCTGGGCGGGCTCAACGATGGCGGCGGTCAGGCGGTGGTCGAATGGGTGAAGAAGGAACGCCCCGACTGGCAGCCCAAACGCATCCTCGATATCGGCTGCACCGTCGGCCACAACGCGGTGCCGATCGCGCAGGCCTTTCCGCAAGCGGAAGTGATCGCAATCGACACCGCCGCGGCTTCCTTGCGCTATGGCGCGGCGCGCGCGGCGGCGATGGGGGTCAAGAACATCCGGTTCGTGCAGGCTTCTGGCGAAGACCTGTCGCGCTGGGCCGATGGCAGTTTCGATTGGGTGCAGACGACGATGTTCCTGCACGAGCTTTCGAGCAAGGCGATGCCGAAACTGCTGGCCGAAGCCAACCGCGTGCTCGCGCCGGGCGGGCTGATCCTGCATATCGAACAGCCGCAATATTCCGACGACATGCCGCTGTTCGAACAGTTCATGCGCGACTGGGATGCGTTCAACAACAACGAGCCATTCTGGTCGGCGATGCACGGGCAGGACTTGAAGCAGGTGATGGCCGAGGCCGGGTTCCCGCGCGAAAGCCAGTTTGTCGCCGGCGTACGGGCGGTGGTCGATCCGGCGATCTTCCCGCCTTCGCCCGACGACGGCGAGGAGGATTTCGGCCGCGCCGCGATCTGGAACGCCTATGGCGCGTGGAAGCCCGCCCAGAAACAGGCAAGCCAGGCGGCAGCGGCGTGA